The nucleotide sequence CTGGTTCATTTTTCCCTGTAATCTAGTCTGAATTTAATAATTGTTTCAGTACCTTTCCCTTCTTTGCTATGCACTTCAATCAGCCCACCGTGGTCTTTTACGGCCTTATAAGAAATATATAATCCAAGGCCAGAGCCAGTTTTTTTGGTAGTAAAAAACGGATCGAATATTTTTTCCAAGTTATCTGAAGCGATGCCACACCCCGTA is from Desulfatiglans anilini DSM 4660 and encodes:
- a CDS encoding ATP-binding protein; this encodes MSGSQIQASGFAGGHDSIGKTDGEYVRLRICDTGCGIASDNLEKIFDPFFTTKKTGSGLGLYISYKAVKDHGGLIEVHSKEGKGTETIIKFRLDYREK